A genomic stretch from Mastacembelus armatus chromosome 7, fMasArm1.2, whole genome shotgun sequence includes:
- the LOC113145049 gene encoding serine/threonine-protein kinase SBK1, translating into MIELGLADGSLIDELMELTAQSLSHLEIQEHFNIIKEIGRGKYGKVLLVTHRFRGTPMALKVMPKASTKLQGFLREYCISLHLSCHPCIVGLFGIAFQSTEHYCFAQELVIGRDLFAVIQPKVGIPESSVKRCALQIASALEFIHSHGLVHRDVKPENILLLDSHCSQVKLADFGLAQKRGTLIRFITGTLPYMAPELCTMVLLDGQKEATAPPLSVEPSLDTWAFGVVIFCILTGYFPWERCMDSDDFYQEFADWYRAKVKHSSEEDIPPLWKRFTPEVMEMFAKLLAVDAEKRCGVGEVRAYVEKDWLKKAHVNEQQQTTEDEKSKSSRNNPGDREVQEQPNT; encoded by the exons ATGATCGAGCTGGGCCTTGCTGATGGCAGCCTGATCGACGAACTGATGGAGCTGACAGCTCAGAGCCTCAGTCACCTGGAGATCCAGGAACACTTCAACATCATCAAGGAGATCGGGCGAGGGAAATACGGCAAAGTGCTGCTGGTGACACATCGCTTCAGGG GGACTCCCATGGCCTTGAAAGTGATGCCCAAAGCCTCGACTAAGCTGCAGGGCTTTCTGCGAGAGTACTGCATCTCTTTACACCTGTCCTGTCACCCCTGCATCGTGGGCCTCTTTGGCATTGCCTTCCAGTCCACTGAGCACTACTGCTTTGCACAGGAGCTTGTCATTGGGAGGGACCTGTTTGCTGTCATCCAGCCAAAG GTGGGTATCCCAGAATCTTCTGTAAAACGTTGTGCCCTACAGATCGCCAGTGCTTTGGAGTTCATCCATAGCCACGGCCTGGTCCACCGGGATGTCAAGCCTGAAAATATCCTCTTGCTGGACAGTCATTGCAGCCAGGTCAAACTAGCAGACTTTGGTCTGGCCCAGAAGAGAGGCACCCTGATTCGATTCATCACAGGTACCCTGCCCTATATGGCCCCAGAGCTTTGTACCATGGTCCTGCTGGATGGCCAGAAAGAAGCGACTGCTCCTCCGCTTAGCGTAGAGCCTAGTCTGGACACCTGGGCCTTCGGGGTGGTTATCTTCTGCATCCTCACAGGCTACTTCCCCTGGGAACGCTGCATGGACTCAGATGACTTCTACCAAGAGTTTGCTGACTGGTACAGAGCGAAGGTGAAACATAGCAGTGAGGAGGATATTCCTCCTCTGTGGAAGAGGTTCACTCCAGAAGTCATGGAGATGTTTGCTAAGCTCCTAGCTGTGGATGCAGAGAAGAGGTGTGGCGTGGGGGAGGTGAGAGCGTATGTAGAGAAGGACTGGCTTAAGAAGGCACATGtgaatgagcagcagcagaccaCTGAAGACGAAAAATCCAAATCCTCCAGGAATAATCCAGGGGATAGAGAGGTGCAGGAACAGCCTAATACTTAA